A stretch of Coccidioides posadasii str. Silveira chromosome 2, complete sequence DNA encodes these proteins:
- a CDS encoding uncharacterized protein (EggNog:ENOG410PM3B~COG:S~BUSCO:7447at33183): protein MSTSEDILSSLERQRVELEHQISDLQQSLYKWRVWDAEFDGLKEELSALDDNSSKEDILCTAKDYGGLLVTENEIKNLLGESQGVNRNRRQVIEVIERRVDYVRDNIRTLEKRIKVAEKKLLKMVVVEQPGGDLNEEGLPMTDIVEELDDAGRVISGSTTTPGRSAEEILEVLKRAGVKDIPEGNVEDSKAISEAESKGDPNPMGVDAGLTTDSKVTDANESTGRFEHCLADGDVASGSVSNIPTVGSTVSSQSVSERMDREGDIQMPELDESPEDAALRREILQYGLEEVGAVVAELEIDKSGSEFSISDEEYDDYIMSDEYEEEDEYGRATRRVLSDEYHRQMRDLEKKLNAKSLHNIGPDTSILPPEVRRGLEEPDLKPAISGKNEDKLAKKKKVAFADELDIAPDPSTLAPAGNSPESPRKPKASETPAIHDVVMEHSSAPNNTAIFESKPRKKASRFKIARAGEGHVRPEPVSVPLTTNSQTSRPLFRSKAPPVTPTLFPATTSDPKPFSQPIEDPDTDFSRSSTIADNLIEREVNDTSALPPDPEDFDEAFLKRQIATEFYNLRNRKIQQEGGFMREEDEPQIIPLDAESNSNKPRMSRFKSARVKGNSGS, encoded by the coding sequence ATGTCTACATCAGAAGATATTCTCTCAAGTCTTGAGCGCCAACGTGTGGAGTTGGAGCATCAAATTTCCGATCTCCAGCAATCTCTGTACAAATGGCGTGTCTGGGATGCAGAATTCGACGGCTTAAAGGAAGAGTTATCCGCTCTCGATGATAACAGCTCAAAGGAAGATATTCTTTGCACTGCAAAGGATTATGGCGGATTGCTCGTCACTGAAAATGAGATCAAGAATTTGCTAGGCGAATCGCAGGGCGTGAATCGGAACCGACGGCAGGTCATCGAGGTGATTGAACGCCGTGTTGATTATGTACGAGATAATATCAGGACGTTGGAAAAGAGAATTAAGGTGGCTGAGAAAAAGTTACTGAAGATGGTGGTCGTTGAACAACCTGGTGGGGATCTTAATGAAGAAGGACTACCGATGACGGATATTGTGGAAGAGCTTGACGACGCAGGGAGGGTGATATCAGGTTCTACGACTACACCCGGAAGGTCAGCGGAGGAAATCTTAGAGGTTCTTAAAAGGGCAGGTGTGAAAGATATACCGGAGGGCAACGTGGAAGATTCAAAGGCGATATCGGAAGCGGAAAGCAAAGGAGATCCTAATCCCATGGGCGTGGACGCGGGCCTCACGACGGATTCAAAAGTGACCGATGCAAATGAAAGTACTGGACGGTTTGAACACTGTTTGGCTGATGGTGACGTGGCAAGTGGTTCGGTCTCCAACATTCCGACAGTTGGCTCGACTGTGAGTAGCCAATCTGTGTCTGAGCGAATGGACAGGGAAGGTGATATTCAAATGCCAGAGTTAGACGAATCTCCTGAAGACGCTGCATTGCGTAGAGAGATTCTCCAATATGGTCTTGAAGAAGTTGGAGCTGTGGTTGCGGAACTCGAAATAGACAAATCTGGCAGTGAGTTTTCCATATCCGACGAAGAATACGATGACTATATCATGAGTGATGAGTAtgaagaggaggatgaaTATGGTCGGGCCACAAGGCGGGTTCTTTCCGATGAATATCACAGGCAAATGCGAGACCTCGAAAAGAAACTAAATGCCAAGAGTTTGCACAATATTGGTCCTGACACCAGTATCCTACCTCCTGAAGTTAGACGGGGTCTGGAAGAACCTGACTTGAAGCCTGCAATATCTGGGAAAAATGAAGACAAACTggcaaagaaaaaaaaggttgcCTTTGCAGACGAGCTAGATATTGCACCAGATCCATCTACTCTCGCTCCAGCTGGCAACTCACCCGAAAGTCCTAGGAAGCCGAAGGCTTCTGAAACTCCAGCTATCCATGATGTAGTAATGGAACATTCTAGCGCACCGAATAACACTGCTATTTTCGAGTCGAAGCCAAGGAAAAAGGCATCGCGCTTCAAAATCGCTCGGGCAGGTGAAGGACATGTTCGGCCGGAACCCGTCTCTGTGCCTCTCACCACAAATTCGCAAACTTCACGCCCATTATTCCGCTCGAAAGCTCCTCCAGTCACGCCAACACTTTTCCCAGCTACGACTTCGGATCCAAAACCTTTTTCTCAGCCAATTGAAGACCCAGATACCGATTTTTCCAGATCAAGCACGATCGCCGATAATCTCATTGAACGTGAAGTCAATGACACTTCAGCTCTCCCTCCAGATCCTGAGGACTTCGACGAGGCCTTTCTCAAGCGGCAGATTGCAACGGAATTTTACAATCTTCGAAACAGGAAAATCCAGCAGGAGGGCGGATTCATGCGAGAAGAAGACGAACCTCAAATCATTCCTCTTGATGCCGAGTCAAATTCTAATAAACCGCGCATGAGTCGTTTTAAATCTGCCAGAGTGAAAGGGAATTCGGGGAGTTAA
- a CDS encoding uncharacterized protein (SECRETED:SignalP(1-20)~EggNog:ENOG410PGKW~COG:P~TransMembrane:8 (n4-15c20/21o196-216i228-248o268-287i339-361o367-389i401-421o433-457i469-490o)~BUSCO:8648at33183) has protein sequence MSGWTQICLITSLLAPQLYAQSLSNCHRHGSTEYCYGPDGQETPVTTHLSAPSTAPNAASATPTATNAAQTTAITGCHLHATKTFCIAGDGKEVQVTGPAGPNTTPPTQYTDCHRHGSKLYCVGPNNEEVEVLAAEASSPTGGHDGHNHGNDHDQQELDCHFHAGVEHCVPKGGSANEPQLVCDRIDRNYNVPYRIGSLFAILITSGIAVFAPVLWKRFSPSTASASAFLIIKQFGTGVMVATAFIHLLTHAQLTFANRCLGRLQYEATATAIMMAGLFLTFLLEYFGHRVMASRIRPESDREGSVSSSTQQANQKDSSTTCAVAPEMSHQHAPRSDKLSVILMEAGIVFHSIILGLTLVVAGDSAYTPLFIVIIFHQMFEGLALGSRIADLAKMATGMKLIMATIFTLITPIGMAIGLGVRKTFNGNDRSTIIAIGTLDSFSAGILTWASLVNMWGHDWIYGEFRQTGVMKTCLGMLSLLLGMIAMAVLGKWA, from the exons atgTCTGGTTGGACTCAGATTTGTCTTATTACATCACTGCTAGCTCCGCAACTATACGCACAAAGCCTTTCTAATTGCCATCGCCACGGCTCAACTGA ATATTGCTACGGCCCTGATGGCCAAGAGACTCCTGTCACGACACATCTTTCGGCTCCTTCAACCGCACCAAATGCTGCAAGCGCAACTCCAACCGCTACAAATGCGGCTCAGACAACAGCCATCACGGGCTGCCATCTGCACGCCACCAAGAC TTTTTGTATCGCCGGAGACGGCAAAGAGGTTCAGGTAACGGGGCCGGCAGGGCCCAATACTACGCCACCTACTCAATATACCGATTGTCATCGACATGGATCTAAGTT GTACTGCGTAGGCCCTAACAATGAAGAAGTCGAGGTCTTGGCAGCAGAAGCCTCAAGTCCTACAGGAGGGCACGACGGCCACAACCATGGCAATGATCATGACCAGCAGGAGCTCGATTGCCACTTTCATGCAGGTGTAGA ACATTGTGTCCCAAAAGGTGGATCGGCAAACGAGCCGCAATTAGTTTGTGACAGGATCGACCGCAATTACAACGTTCCTTACCGTATTGGTTCGCTTTTCGCTATTTTGATCACCAGCGGTATCGCCGTTTTCGCCCCCGTACTTTGGAAGCGGTTTTCTCCTTCGACGGCAAGCGCATCGGCGTTTCTTATCATCAAGCAGTTCGGTACCGGTGTTATGGTTGCTACTGCCTTCATTCAT CTTTTGACCCATGCGCAGCTTACGTTCGCGAACAGGTGTCTCGGACGCCTTCAATACGAAGCCACGGCTACCGCCATCATGATGGCGGGTCTGTTCTTAACTTTCTTGTTGGAGTACTTTGGCCATAGAGTGATGGCTTCGAGGATTCGTCCAGAGTCTGACCGGGAGGGCTCGGTATCTAGCTCAACACAGCAGGCAAACCAAAAGGATTCATCAACAACGTGTGCCGTTGCTCCCGAGATGTCCCATCAGCATGCACCACGAAGCGATAAACTGAGTGTCATTCTTATGGAAGCTGGAATTGTTTTCCATTCTATTA TTCTCGGTCTCACTCTCGTTGTTGCTGGAGATTCGGCATACACACCTCTGTTTATTGTGATTATATTTCACCAAATGTTCGAAGGCTTGGCCCTTGGGTCCAGAATCGCCGACCTTGCCAAGATGGCGACCGGTATGAAACTCATCATGGCAACTATATTTACACTCATCACTCCAATTGGTATGGCTATCGGACTTGGCGTCCGCAAGACGTTCAACGGAAACGATAGAAGCACCATTATTGCGATTGGAACTCTCGACTCTTTCTCTGCAGGCATTTTGACGTGGGCATCCCTTGTAAATATGTGGGGTCATGATTGGATTTATGGGGAATTTAGACAGACTGGCGTTATGAAAACCTGTCTTGGAATGCTTTCTCTGCTTCTGGGTATGATTGCAATGGCTGTGCTAGGAAAATGGGCATAA
- a CDS encoding uncharacterized protein (SECRETED:SignalP(1-17)~EggNog:ENOG410PHRJ~COG:O), whose amino-acid sequence MQLYLVSLLAVVSPLLAAPLAGRNSYPGNDLPAWDHGAVTQYPIHDSCNVTERRLIERGLQDAITLANHAKKHVLRFSNSSSIYRKYFGNAPSGEVIGNLDRIVNADRAKTLFRCDNPDGNCKLPKWGGHWRGSNATGETVICPLSYTTRLFLEHFCTRGYTVAGSPLNTYFGTDLLHRLYHLPAIGEGHIEHFSDSYEDVLELGAHNSSFAVRDSNALQYFAADVYGFDIAVPGIGCAGTPSPKPSTTSQPPATTTAAVPPGCHTHDGGVIHCP is encoded by the exons ATGCAACTATATCTCGTTTCCCTTTTGGCCGTTGTCAGCCCCCTTCTTGCTGCTCCCCTCGCAGGGCGAAATTCTTACCCTGGTAATGATCTCCCTGCATGGGATCATGGCGCAGTCACTCAATACCCTATCCATGATTCCTGCAACGTCACTGAAAGGCGGTTGATCGAGAGAGGACTTCAAGACGCCATCACCCTAGCCAACCACGCAAAAAAGCACGTTCTCCGCTTCAGCAATAGCTCTTCCATATACCGGAAATACTTCGGTAATGCTCCCTCAGGAGAAGTTATTGGCAACTTGGACAGAATCGTCAATGCCGATAGGGCGAAAACTCTATTCCGCTGCGACAATCCCGACGGTAATTGCAAATTACCAA AATGGGGTGGTCATTGGCGGGGGTCTAACGCTACCGGTGAAACCGTGATCTGCCCGCTGTCATATACAACTCGGCTATTCCTTGAGCACTTCTGTACAAGAGGTTACACCGTTGCCGGTTCACCTCTCAATACATACTTCGGTACCGACCTGCTGCACCGGCTGTACCATCTCCCTGCAATCGGAGAGGGCCATATCGAACATTTCAGCGATTCATACGAGGATGTGCTCGAGCTCGGAGCCCATAACTCTTCTTTTGCCGTCCGTGATAGCAATGCCCTCCAATATTTCGCTGCGGACGTGTATGGTTTTGACATAGCCGTTCCGGGAATTGGATGTGCAGGGACTCCTTCCCCAAAGCCAAGTACTACCTCGCAACCTCCAGCGACAACGACAGCCGCTGTGCCACCT GGTTGTCATACACATGACGGTGGTGTCATTCATTGCCCTTGA